GCCGCGCTCGATCCGCGCTTCGAGGCGGCGTTGAAGGCCGCTTTGGCCGCCGAGGCGGCGGGGCTGTTCGACGCCGCGGCCAAGCCGGGGTTCAAGCTGCCGGCCCTGCCGATGGCGGTCTGGATCGGCGTGCCGGCCGCGCTGGGCTTCTTCCTGATGCTGGTCGTCGTGCTCCTCGTCCGGCGTTCGGCGCCGCGGCCGGAGGCCGCCGCCGCGCCCATGGGGCCGGTGACGCCGCGAGCGATCGGGGCCGGGGACGTCCTGGGAGGGAACTTCCGCGTCGACGGCGAGCTCGGCCGCGGCGGCATGGGCATCGTCTACGACGCCCACGACGAGAAGCTCGACCGGCGCGTGGCGATCAAGCAGCTCCAGCGCGACGCGGGCACCACGCCCGGCGACGTCGCGCGCTTCCTCAAGGAGGCGCGCCTCGTCGCCAAGCTCAAGCATCCCAACCTGGCCGAGATCCACACCGTCCTCGAGGAGAGGGGCGAGCTCCTGCTCGTCTTCGAGTTCGTCGACGGGCGCACGCTCGACAAGGTCATCGCGACCAACCGCGGCCTGCCGCTGGCGCAGGCGGAGAAGATCCTCGACGGGATCGCCGGAGCGCTCGACTACGCGCACCGCCTGAAGATCATCCACCGCGACCTCAAGCCGTCGAACGTGATGGTCTCGCGGGACGGCGCGACGATCAAGGTGATGGACTTCGGCATCGCGCATCAGGCGACCTCGACCGGGCTGACGCGGACCGAGGCCTCGGGCACGCCGCCGTACATGGCGCCCGAGCAGGGCATGGGCTCCGTCTCGAAGTCCTCCGACCTGTACGCGCTGGGCGTGATGACCTACGAGATGCTCTCCGGAGTCCGTCCCTTCGACGGGCCGGACTTCCTCGAGCCGAAGCTGCGCAAGGAGTTCGTCCCCGTCACCCAGCGCGGCCGAGCCCTGCCCGCCGGGCTCGACGCGTTCTTCGCCGCGGCGCTCGATCCCGACCCGACGAAGCGCCCGGCCACGGGCGCGGCGTTCCTCCTCGCCTTCCGCCAGGCCTGCTCCTGACCTTGACTTCCGCCGGCCCCGGGGCTATAATGAAGGTAATAGTTCAACATTAAACTATATGGGACCGCGCTACCGGGGTACGAAGACGGAAGTCCGCGCGCTCGTCGCGTTCGTGGCGCTGCAGCGCGCGGCGGAGTCCGTGATGAGCGCCACCCAAGAGGAGATCGTCCGCGCGGGGCTGACGCAGAGCCAGTTCGGGGTGCTCGAGGCGCTGCTGCACCTGGGGCCGCTGTGCGCGAAGGACCTCGCGAGGAAGATCCTGCGCACGAAGGGCAACCTGACGCTCGTCATCGAGAATCTGGAGAAGGGGGGCCTCGTCGTCCGGACGGCGCGCGACGAGGACCGGCGCTATCTCACGGTGGCGCTGACGAGGAAGGGCCGCCGCCTGGTCGCCGGGATGTTCCCGCGCCACGCGGGGACGATCGTGAAGGCGTTCAAGATACTGACGGCGGAGGAGCAGGAGGAGCTGCGGCGGCTGTGCCGCAAACTCGGCAAGGCGCAGGGCTAAAGGAGGCGGTCATGAACACCAAGGAAGGCTACATCGAGGTCCGGAAGGCGGGAGACCGTTTCCACACGAAGATCTCCTGGCTCGACGGCAGTCACAGCTTCAGCTTCGGGTCGCACTACGACCCGACGAACACGCATCACGGCCTGCTCCTCGTCAACAACGAGGACTACATCGAGCCGATGAAGGGCTTCTCCACGCACCCGCACCAGGACATGGAGATCGTGACCTGGATGCTCGAGGGCGAGGTCGAGCACAAGGATTCGATGGGCAACGCCGGGATCATCTATCCCGGCCTGGCCCAGCGCATGAGCGCCGGCACGGGCATCTACCACTCGGAGATGAACTCCCGCGGCGAGACGCGCGCGCATCTCGTGCAGATGTGGGTGCCGCCGGACACGGACCGCATCACGCCCGGCTACGAGCAGCTCGACATCACCTCGGAGCTCGCCAAGGGCGGGCTCGTCGCGCTCGCCTCGGGGAATAAGGACCTCGCCGCCATCCGCATCAAGCAGAAGGACGCGACCTTGTGGGTCGGCCGTCTGGCTCCGGGCAAGACGGTCAAGGTCCCCGAGGCCTCCCACGTCCACCTGTTCGTCGCCAAGGGCTCCGGCACGCTCGCCGGCGCCGGCGACCTGTCCCAAGGCGACGCCGCCCGCCTCGTCCGCGCCGGCTCCCCCGTCTGGACCGCGGGCCCCAAGGGCTCCGAGATCCTCATCTGGCAGACCCAGGTCGGCTGAAACCGGTGCCAGGCCTCCCATTATCCCATTACCCACCCCGCCGGCGATGGGGGTAATGGGATAATGGGAGGCCTGGCACCTTAACTCCAGTCGGCTGAAGGCGGCGGCGGGCGATAAATGCCACAATGACGGGATGAGAGGACGAGGACGCGGCGGGTTCCACAGCCCGAAGGGCGGCAACCGGGGCGGGGGCAAGAGCTCCGGGGGCGGGCAGTTCCTCGACGGCAAGCTCCAGCACAAGGGGCGCTTCGGCTTCCTGCTCTCCGAGGCCGTCGGCGTGGCGGACGTGTTCGTCAGCGGCCCGACGCTGAGCCTCGCCATGGACGGCGACCGGGTCAAGGTCCGCCTCGGCGGCGAGCGCAACGGCAAGCGCATGGGCGAGATCGTCGAGGTCCTCACGCGCGCCCGCACGACGGCCGTCGGCTTCCTGCGCAAGGCCGGCAAGTACTGGGCCGTCGTCCCCGAGGGCACCGACGAGTCCCAGGCGATCGTCGTCCTGTCCCTCGCGCCGGGCGTCAGCCCCGAATCGGGCATGCTCGCCGCGATCAAGATCGACCGCTGGCCCACCGAGAACCAGGTCGCCGGCGGGACGCTCACGCAGATCCTCGGCCGCGCCGAGGAGCCGAAGGTCCGCCTCGCCGCCACGCTCGCCCAGCGCGAGATCGACGTCAAGTTCCCGAAGGCCGTCGAGAGCGAGGCCGCGAGGTTCGGCCTCGACCCGACGCCCGAGCAGTGGGCCGGGCGCAAGGAGCTGTTCCACCTCCCGGTCTTCACGATCGACGGCGCCGACGCGAAGGACTTCGACGACGCCGTGTCCCTCGAGGAGCTTCCCGGCGGGCGTTGGCGCCTGGGCGTGCACATCGCCGCCGTCGCCGAGTACGTCAAGCGCGGCTCGGCCGTGGACGCCGAGGCGGTCAAGCGCGCCACCAGCGTGTACCTGCCCGGCCGCGTCATCCCGATGCTGCCGCCGAACCTCTCCGACCACCTGTGCTCGCTGCGTCCCGACGTGCCGCGGCTGACCGTGACCTGCTGGCTCGAGCTCGACGAGCACGGCGCGCCGGGAAAGGTGGAGCTCGAAGAGACCGTCATCCGCTCCTGCCGGCGCTTCACGTATGAGGAAGTGCAGGACGTCGTCGACGGGAAGGCCGTCGAGCGCGTGACGCCGGAAGTCAAAGCGGTGGTCCTTAAGATGGGAGCCCTCGCCAAGAAGCTGACCAAGGTCCGCATGAGAAGAGGGGCGCTCGATTTCATGACGACCGAGTATTACGTCAAGATGGACGAGCAGGGCCAGCCGCTCGTCGTCCTCAAGCGCCCGCGCCTCGACAGCCACCGCCTCATCGAGGAGTTCATGGTCGCGGCCAACGAGGCCGTCGCCCGCACCTTGTCGAAGCACAAGGTCCCCTTCATGCGCCGCCTGCATGAGACGCCCGACCCCGTCCGGCTCCAGGCGCTGCAGGAGGAGATGGGCCAGCTCGGCATCGTGGCCAAGACCTCGCTC
Above is a genomic segment from Elusimicrobiota bacterium containing:
- a CDS encoding VacB/RNase II family 3'-5' exoribonuclease is translated as MRGRGRGGFHSPKGGNRGGGKSSGGGQFLDGKLQHKGRFGFLLSEAVGVADVFVSGPTLSLAMDGDRVKVRLGGERNGKRMGEIVEVLTRARTTAVGFLRKAGKYWAVVPEGTDESQAIVVLSLAPGVSPESGMLAAIKIDRWPTENQVAGGTLTQILGRAEEPKVRLAATLAQREIDVKFPKAVESEAARFGLDPTPEQWAGRKELFHLPVFTIDGADAKDFDDAVSLEELPGGRWRLGVHIAAVAEYVKRGSAVDAEAVKRATSVYLPGRVIPMLPPNLSDHLCSLRPDVPRLTVTCWLELDEHGAPGKVELEETVIRSCRRFTYEEVQDVVDGKAVERVTPEVKAVVLKMGALAKKLTKVRMRRGALDFMTTEYYVKMDEQGQPLVVLKRPRLDSHRLIEEFMVAANEAVARTLSKHKVPFMRRLHETPDPVRLQALQEEMGQLGIVAKTSLVAHPVEGLQSLLAAAVGHPFEETANIQVIRSLKQARYSAEAGGHFGLASKDYCHFTSPIRRYPDLVVHRAVKGLLKGDKTSHVSGIDLEGLAVHCSERERGAAEAERKAVDMARAAILGRSVGEIFDGVVINVTTAGAFVSLSESGAVGLWRGANATVGQKLKVKLTGVDEAMGRIELEPVKDSLPNQIRVTPWQNKHKPAKPSPWQKRRRR
- a CDS encoding protein kinase; the encoded protein is MRRSRSKRLVSLSVLAAGLALVFARPPSALGQKEGVAAPIDPCAGPAAAVNPRCNPGAANMVAPGANPPPSGNGTNTAPPNLDLGGPHNGSGAGGGPSNLLGGALTAAVNTPGAAAAPAGAGAAGQAGAGGIPGGGAPASAASPFGPGSELAIKAGVQLQMGDLSAACETSRAALALDPKDAKVLKIEGLACRSGLASGPKAVNGGDLKPAPGGKEVALDAGSRSKLLRGAAGGGAMTGPDALQAWLARIGEMKALGDDGQVIMLCDEALQEFPGNTNLLDAKATAQNKLKDFKGALKAANEALELDPKDAVAWANRAFALGGLGDDKGMIASLREAAALDPRFEAALKAALAAEAAGLFDAAAKPGFKLPALPMAVWIGVPAALGFFLMLVVVLLVRRSAPRPEAAAAPMGPVTPRAIGAGDVLGGNFRVDGELGRGGMGIVYDAHDEKLDRRVAIKQLQRDAGTTPGDVARFLKEARLVAKLKHPNLAEIHTVLEERGELLLVFEFVDGRTLDKVIATNRGLPLAQAEKILDGIAGALDYAHRLKIIHRDLKPSNVMVSRDGATIKVMDFGIAHQATSTGLTRTEASGTPPYMAPEQGMGSVSKSSDLYALGVMTYEMLSGVRPFDGPDFLEPKLRKEFVPVTQRGRALPAGLDAFFAAALDPDPTKRPATGAAFLLAFRQACS
- a CDS encoding MarR family transcriptional regulator, which gives rise to MGPRYRGTKTEVRALVAFVALQRAAESVMSATQEEIVRAGLTQSQFGVLEALLHLGPLCAKDLARKILRTKGNLTLVIENLEKGGLVVRTARDEDRRYLTVALTRKGRRLVAGMFPRHAGTIVKAFKILTAEEQEELRRLCRKLGKAQG
- a CDS encoding pirin family protein, with the translated sequence MNTKEGYIEVRKAGDRFHTKISWLDGSHSFSFGSHYDPTNTHHGLLLVNNEDYIEPMKGFSTHPHQDMEIVTWMLEGEVEHKDSMGNAGIIYPGLAQRMSAGTGIYHSEMNSRGETRAHLVQMWVPPDTDRITPGYEQLDITSELAKGGLVALASGNKDLAAIRIKQKDATLWVGRLAPGKTVKVPEASHVHLFVAKGSGTLAGAGDLSQGDAARLVRAGSPVWTAGPKGSEILIWQTQVG